Within the Actinomycetota bacterium genome, the region ATATCGAGATTGGGATCCTCATCCGCGATCGCGCCCTCGCGCTAAGTGTCGCCACACACTTTCAGGGCCTGATCGATCAGGGATTGCTGGCCCCTTTGCCCGGAGCGTGAATCGGTGCGGGAGTCCACGTTTGAGAGATACGCCCTATGACTACCGCAATTGCCAGTCCTTGTTCGCCGGACGAAACGATCGCGACACCGATGCGGCGACAGTGTCTTGGCCGAGCAACGACATGCCCGCGGAGCATTCCCGGCCGGGCTTTCGCCCGACCGGGAAAGGGTAATCATCGCGTTGTGCGTAGCAGCATCTGTATCTGCGATTTCGTTTCGATCGCCTCCGAGCAGTAGGTACGCCGGATCCGAGTGACAGCTCGCTTCGTGCTCATCCCTTGCAGGATCAGGAGCGCCGCAAGCGTGGTTCCGGTGCGTCCGTGCCCGCCGGCACATCCGATCTCGACGCGCTTGCCTTGCGCGGCTTGGTTCAGTACCCAGTGCAACGCGCGCATGAACCTACCTGGCTCGCGTGGAACGCCGAGGTCCGGCCATGGGTAAACGAGCAGCTTCGACGGCCGATACTGCGCGAAGCGTGGACGGAACCCCGGCGAGCAAAGCATCGTGACGCTTGCCCAACTGCCGTCAAGGTACATGCCGACGTCGGGCCATTCCATGTCGATATGGCCTTGGGGTCGGTCGAACCAAGCGGACGCGAACACGGTGACACCGTCGAGCAATTCGACGGGTTCACGCCAGTGCCGGCATTGCGGTCGCCATGGAGCGATCCGCGTGGGCGCGCTCGGCAACCTTCTGTTGTGCGTGGGTCCTTCCCAGTCGGGCACTCCCTCGTCGAAGTCGTCCCAGTAGGCGTCCATCTCACGTTCTTGGGTCATCGCTCTTCCTTTCTCACGCGACGTCGTCGTAGCTGTCGAGGATCTGCACGCCGAGCCAGGTGGGATCGTGGTCGGCGCGCTGCAAGTAGTCCTGACGCCGCCATCGCCGCCTGACATCTACCGAGGCGTGGTGAAGCAGGACGGGATAGTCGTCGGCTCCATGTGCTTCGAGCACTTCGGGCAACTTGGAAACGTTGTAGAGCTTGTTCAAGATGCACCCGGTGTTGTGCTGAAGGTTGAAACACTGATCGACGAACAGGCGCGGCTTTCGTTTGCCTTCGAGATACGGACGGAGTGCGCGCACGGCGCACGCCCACGGGTAGCCGCCGAAGTTTCGCCGCCATCCGGGATTTCCGAATGCTTCCTCGGCGAGGTCGAGCGCATCGAGGCCGAACTTGCGTCGGATGACGGTCCACACGAGCCATGCTTTGCCGCGCGCGGTGTCGGAAACCTCGCGGAAGAACGGTTCGAGTTCGGGCGGCAACTCTTCGAGGTAGCGCTTGGCGTAGCGAAGCTCTCCGCCGATGGCCATGTCGAGGTATCCGGCGAACTCGTTGGCGAGGGTGCGTTCGTGTCGGTCGAGTAGCTCGCATGCGAGTGCGTCGCCTCGCACGTTGGCGAGGTTTTCGAGGAGATAGAAGTCGGCGGCGTCCTGGGTGATGTCACGGTCGGGATCGAGGCGCCGGCCGCGCGCGACTGTGCGTTCGTTGATCGTGGACATGGTTACCTCCTCCTTGTTGTCGTGTGCTAGAGGGCTCCGTGATCGCGGAGCGAGGCGAAGCCCGTCGGGGTGACGACGAGGTGATCGACGAACTCGACGCCGAGCAGATCGGCTGCCCGTGCGACCCGACGCGTGAGCGCGATGTCGTCGGGACTGGGTGTCGCCTCGCCGCTGGGATG harbors:
- a CDS encoding protein-tyrosine phosphatase family protein; its protein translation is MTQEREMDAYWDDFDEGVPDWEGPTHNRRLPSAPTRIAPWRPQCRHWREPVELLDGVTVFASAWFDRPQGHIDMEWPDVGMYLDGSWASVTMLCSPGFRPRFAQYRPSKLLVYPWPDLGVPREPGRFMRALHWVLNQAAQGKRVEIGCAGGHGRTGTTLAALLILQGMSTKRAVTRIRRTYCSEAIETKSQIQMLLRTTR